From Helicoverpa armigera isolate CAAS_96S chromosome 19, ASM3070526v1, whole genome shotgun sequence, one genomic window encodes:
- the LOC110383062 gene encoding probable RNA-binding protein EIF1AD, producing the protein MSKVTKRKHVMNEALWDDYEMPKENQSIVKVLKSKGNNLHEITTPTGEEYLVSMPTKFRKNIWVKRGDYILVEPIPEGDKVKAEIVKIMNKDSIKYYKENNVWPKEFDEKKETSADGDDELFVNTNRKPVMTYSDSDSDSDSSDGDDESDK; encoded by the exons ATGTCTAAAGTAACTAAAAGGAAACATGTGATGAATGAAGCTCTGTGGGACGACTATGAGATGCCTAAAGAGAACCAAAGTAttgtaaaagttttgaaaagtaAAGGCAATAACTTGCATGAG ATTACAACCCCTACTGGCGAGGAATACTTGGTGTCTATGCCAACTAAATTCAGAAAGAACATTTGGGTGAAAAGAGGTGATTATATTCTCGTTGAACCAATACCAGAAGGTGATAAAGTAAAAGCGGAAatagttaaaataatgaataaagaCTCTATcaaatattacaaagaaaataatgtgtGGCCGAAAGAGTTTGACGAGAAGAAGGAAACTAGTgctgatggtgatgatgagTTATTTGTGAACACTAATAGAAAACCTGTGATGACATATAGTGATAGTGACTCGGACAGTGATAGCAGTGACGGTGATGATGAAAGTGATAAAtga